The genomic segment AGCACCACGAGCGCGCCGTGCACCACCCGCGAGAACCGCTCGACCGGGATGCGGCGCTGGAGCCGCTCGCCCACGGGCACGGCCAGCAGCAGCGCGGGCAGCGCCAGCAGCGCGGTGGCGAGCACCCACGGCGTCCACAGGCCACTGGCCACCTGCGCGCCCACGATCAGCACGCTGATGGGTAGAAAGAAGCTCTGCATGGTGGCGCGGAACTGCACCGGCGGCCAGCCGCGCAGCGCACTGTAGAGCACCAGCGGCGGCCCGCTGGTGTTGTAGGCGCTGCCCAGCACCCCGGCCAAGAACCCGAACCCGTAGCCCCACAGCGGGTGCAGGCCCACCGCGATCTGGGGCCGTAGCAGCGAGAACAGGCCGAAGCCGATCAGCACCAGGCCCAGCAGGCGCAGACCCACCACCCCGGGCACGGCGCGCACCAGCAGGATGCCAAACGGCAGGCCCAGCAGCGCCGCCGCCAGCAGCTTCCACGTGGCCCGCAGGTCGATCTGACGCCAGTGCGCGCCCACCATCAGCAGCGTGAGCGCCAACCCCATGAACCCGACAATAGGCGTGGCCGCCCCCAGCCCGACAGTCATGACCAGCAGCGGCATGGCCAGCAGCGACTCGCCAAAGCCCAGCGTGGTCTTCACCATGGCCGCCAGAAAAATGATGGC from the Chloroflexia bacterium SDU3-3 genome contains:
- a CDS encoding sulfite exporter TauE/SafE family protein; the encoded protein is MMIMLATIAIIFLAAMVKTTLGFGESLLAMPLLVMTVGLGAATPIVGFMGLALTLLMVGAHWRQIDLRATWKLLAAALLGLPFGILLVRAVPGVVGLRLLGLVLIGFGLFSLLRPQIAVGLHPLWGYGFGFLAGVLGSAYNTSGPPLVLYSALRGWPPVQFRATMQSFFLPISVLIVGAQVASGLWTPWVLATALLALPALLLAVPVGERLQRRIPVERFSRVVHGALVVLGLMLLR